The Candidatus Neomarinimicrobiota bacterium region CGATGGAAGAGGAAATTTGAGTATCGGAATCGAAGAGCAGATAGTGTTCCCGGAAATTGACTATGACAAGACTGACAAGATCCGTGGGCTTGAGGTTACCATAGTAACGACGGCGGAAAGTGACGGAGAGGCATATGAACTTCTTTCGGCTCTCGGCTTTCCGTTTCGGGAACCGAATAAATTCAGAAAGGAGGCTCCTGAGGTTGATGAAACCGAGGAGGGTTCGTAATGGCCAGAAAAGCACTCGTCGTCAGGGCGTCGCGTAAGCCCAAATTCAGTACACGAAAAACCAATCGGTGTGCAAATTGCGGCCGCTCACGGTCATATGTCCGCCGATTCGGGCTTTGCCGCCTATGTTTTCGAGAACTTGCCCTGAAAGGCGAGATACCCGGAGTCACCAAGGCAAGCTGGTAACCAGGAGTTAGAAAAGTGACCATGACCGATCCAATCGCGGACCTTTTGACCAGAATCCGCAACGCGCAAAGCGCTGGGGCCCGGTGGGTTGACATACCCTTGTCAATCCTCAAGAAGAGGGTACTTTTTATTCTGCGGGAAGAGAGCTATATCGAAGATTTTATCATCATTAGTGAGCCAGTGAGAAAAAAGCTGAGAGTGTTCCTGAGATACGATCGAAATGGCGACCCGGTCATCAGCCACATTAAGCGAGTTAGCAAACCTGGTAGGCGTGTATATGCCAGGGCTGAGGAAATACCGAGAGTGCTCGATGGTCTCGGCATCGCCATTCTGACCACGTCCAGAGGAGTCATGTCCGACAAGGTTGCCCGCAGGCTGAATGTAGGCGGTGAAATCATTTGTAACGTCTGGTAGCGGGATATGTCGAGGGTAGGAGAAAAGCCAATTCAGGTTCCTGACGGTGTCACCGTTTCGGTGGATGGGCGTCTCGTTTCCGTGATGGGCCCCAGAGGGACACTTCAAACGGGCTTTGGGGGAGACATGGTGATCAAACAAAGTGGCGGTGAACTGGCGGTGGAGCGACAGTCCGACAGTAAGTCTCAGCGTTCACTCCACGGTACGGTGAGAGCTATTCTCTCCAACATGGTTGAGGGGGTCACAACGGGGTTCAGCAAGGAGCTTCAGGTATTGGGTGTTGGATACACTGCGAACATGGAAGGAAAAGGGTTAAGACTTGCCGTGGGCTATTCTCATGACATCTATCTTGTGCCACCTAACGCGGTTGAAATCAAGGCAAGCAGAAACTCTATCACCGTCTCCGGAATCGATAAGCAGCTGGTGGGTCAGGTAGCCGCGAAAATAAGATCCTTCAGACCTCCCGAACCGTATAAAGGTAAGGGAATCCGTTACAGCGACGAATATGTTCGGATAAAAAAAGGAAAAACAATTGGTGGTGAGGAAGCAGACTGATAAAGTTAGAAGACGGCAACGACGACGTCTTCGGAGCAAGAAAGCTCTCTTTGGTTCTTCCCACCGATACCGTCTGGTCGTCTATCGGAGTTTGAAACACATCTACGGACAGATTGTGGATGACCTGAAGGGGGAGACTCTGGTTGCATCTTCTTCCCTGGAAAAGGATATGGACGGCAGGCTCAAAGAGGCGAAGACGAAGGTTGAGAAAAGCACGGTTGTGGGAGTCGTTCTGGCGGAAAAGGCAAAAGGGAAGAAAATCAAGAAAGTTGTCTTTGACAGGAATGGTTTTCTTTATCACGGAAGGGTAAAGGCGCTGGCAGAAGGCGCCAGATCTGGAGGATTGGAATTTTGACTCCAGTTGATCCAACGGAACTTGATCTTCAGGAAGAGACGGTTATCAAAGTCAACCGCGTGGCGAAGGTGGTTGCCGGCGGCCGCCGATTTCGATTCGGTGCTCTCGTGGTTGTGGGGGACGCAAAAGGGCACGTAGGTCTCGGCTATGGGAAAGCGAATGAGGTCCTTTCCGCTATTTCCAAGGGGAAGGAGGATGCAAAGAAGAACATATTCCGTGTCCCCATAGTCCGGGGAACCATCCCCCACAAAATCATCGGCAAGTTTGGCGCCAGCCGCGTGATGCTTAAACCGGCGGCACCCGGCACCGGAATCATTGCGGGAAGTGCTGTCAGAGCTCTGGTGAAACAGGCTGGAATAACAGATATTTTGACAAAACGTTATGGGTCGTCCAATGCGAACAATATCGTAAGGTCAACGGAGGTTGCTCTGAGAAATCTCCAGGATCCCGTTACCATAGCCAACCGACGCGGCATAACGTTGAGAGAGGTTTTTGGTTCCAGGAATGACGGATAAGAGGTTTCCGAAAAAGCTGAAGATAACCCAGGTGAGGAGTATCATCGGCCAGCGAAAGAAAGCGCGGCGGACGGTAGCTGCCCTCGGATTAGGAAGGGTGAATCGGACCGTGCTTCACGCCGACACACCCGAAATAAAAGGGATGATTCGGGTGGTGGATCATCTGGTCAGAGTGGAGGAGGTAAAGTGAGGCTGGATTCGCTCAGGTCCTCCCAAGGCGTCCAGAAGGGTAGGAAACGGATTGGTAGAGGTCAGGGGTCCGGGAAGGGTCAAACATCGGGCCGAGGGACCAAAGGGTATCATTCCCGTTCCGGAAGCAAACGGCGTGCCTGGTACGAAGGCGGTCAGATGCCTCTCCAGAGGCGTGTGCCTAAGCGCGGATTCTCCAATGCGCGTTTCAAGCGCTCCTACCAGATTGTGAATCTGTCGCGAATAGCGACCCTGGGGCTTTCTGAGATTGATATTCTTACAATGAAAGATCACGGTCTTGTGAAGGCTGCCTCGAAACCCGTGAAAGTTCTGGCCGAGGGTGAACTGCTGTCATCAATTGTTGTCTCGGCGAATGCGTTCAGCCGGAAAGCTGTGGAGAAAATTGAAAAGGCCGGAGGAGAGGCGGTCGTGGTATGATCGAGAAGTTCAAGAATATTGGTAACATCCCCGAGCTTCGGAAACGAATCCTGTTCACCCTGTCTGTGTTGATTATTGTCAGAATTGGGGCTCACATTCCCATTCCCGGTGTTAACAGCGAAGCGCTGGGAGCGGCAATTCAGAATTTCGAGAATACACTTTTCGGTCTGTACGATTTGTTTGCCGGAGGGGCGTTTCAGAAAGCCACGCTATTTGCTCTCGGAATCATGCCTTACATTTCTTCATCCATTATTATCCAGCTGATGGGAGTGGTGGTCCCTTATTTTCAGAGACTGCAGAAAGAGGGGGAGGAAGGTCGGAAAAAGATTACACAGCTCACCCGCTACGGGACTGTCTTAATTTCGTTACTGCAGGCGTATGGCGTGTCCATATTCCTGGAAAATCTCGAGGCGACGGTTGCAGGGGGACA contains the following coding sequences:
- the rplO gene encoding 50S ribosomal protein L15, which translates into the protein MRLDSLRSSQGVQKGRKRIGRGQGSGKGQTSGRGTKGYHSRSGSKRRAWYEGGQMPLQRRVPKRGFSNARFKRSYQIVNLSRIATLGLSEIDILTMKDHGLVKAASKPVKVLAEGELLSSIVVSANAFSRKAVEKIEKAGGEAVVV
- a CDS encoding type Z 30S ribosomal protein S14; this encodes MARKALVVRASRKPKFSTRKTNRCANCGRSRSYVRRFGLCRLCFRELALKGEIPGVTKASW
- the rpsH gene encoding 30S ribosomal protein S8: MTDPIADLLTRIRNAQSAGARWVDIPLSILKKRVLFILREESYIEDFIIISEPVRKKLRVFLRYDRNGDPVISHIKRVSKPGRRVYARAEEIPRVLDGLGIAILTTSRGVMSDKVARRLNVGGEIICNVW
- the rplF gene encoding 50S ribosomal protein L6, which codes for MSRVGEKPIQVPDGVTVSVDGRLVSVMGPRGTLQTGFGGDMVIKQSGGELAVERQSDSKSQRSLHGTVRAILSNMVEGVTTGFSKELQVLGVGYTANMEGKGLRLAVGYSHDIYLVPPNAVEIKASRNSITVSGIDKQLVGQVAAKIRSFRPPEPYKGKGIRYSDEYVRIKKGKTIGGEEAD
- the rpmD gene encoding 50S ribosomal protein L30, translated to MTDKRFPKKLKITQVRSIIGQRKKARRTVAALGLGRVNRTVLHADTPEIKGMIRVVDHLVRVEEVK
- the rpsE gene encoding 30S ribosomal protein S5; its protein translation is MGILTPVDPTELDLQEETVIKVNRVAKVVAGGRRFRFGALVVVGDAKGHVGLGYGKANEVLSAISKGKEDAKKNIFRVPIVRGTIPHKIIGKFGASRVMLKPAAPGTGIIAGSAVRALVKQAGITDILTKRYGSSNANNIVRSTEVALRNLQDPVTIANRRGITLREVFGSRNDG
- the rplR gene encoding 50S ribosomal protein L18, translated to MVVRKQTDKVRRRQRRRLRSKKALFGSSHRYRLVVYRSLKHIYGQIVDDLKGETLVASSSLEKDMDGRLKEAKTKVEKSTVVGVVLAEKAKGKKIKKVVFDRNGFLYHGRVKALAEGARSGGLEF